The following coding sequences are from one Saprospiraceae bacterium window:
- a CDS encoding HD domain-containing protein, producing MILKLNPLEKKILELIETAGQRCEIPVYAIGGFVRDKIIGRESKDIDIVCLGNAIRLAEEVSSMLRPIPKLNFFERFGTAQIRHKDLEIEFVGARKESYHPDSRKPEVSTGTLADDQLRRDFTINAISISLNPENFGEIIDPFDGLNDISKKIIKTPVPPELTFSDDPLRMMRAIRFATQLDYKLDESCLEGIKQCKNRLKIISKERISTELEKIILSRKPSQGFILLNETGLLEQFFPELVQLIGVDYHESKGHKDNFYHTLQVLDQLSLKSNNLWLRWAAILHDIAKPQTKKFEPGIGWTFHGHEVLGSAMVLRIFKNLRLPLDSKLKYVQKLVRLHLRPIALIQEEISDSAVRRLLFDAGEDLDDLMTLCEADITSKNESKVKRILTNYQLVRQKLHEVEEKDRIRNWQPPITGEMIMSTFDIKPGKEVGLIKTAIREAILDGHIPNDYEAAHALMLQRADELGLELKK from the coding sequence ATGATCCTGAAATTGAATCCTCTGGAGAAAAAGATTCTCGAACTCATCGAAACTGCAGGCCAAAGGTGTGAAATTCCGGTCTATGCCATCGGCGGCTTTGTACGCGATAAAATTATCGGAAGAGAGTCAAAGGACATAGACATCGTCTGTCTGGGCAATGCGATACGCCTGGCAGAAGAAGTATCTTCGATGCTGCGACCGATCCCGAAGCTTAATTTCTTTGAGCGATTTGGTACGGCCCAGATCAGACACAAGGATCTTGAGATTGAGTTCGTAGGTGCCAGAAAAGAGTCCTATCATCCGGACTCAAGGAAGCCTGAAGTGAGTACAGGGACTCTTGCTGATGACCAGCTGCGCCGAGATTTTACAATCAATGCCATCTCTATCAGCCTAAACCCTGAGAATTTTGGAGAAATCATCGATCCATTTGACGGACTGAATGATATCAGTAAAAAAATTATCAAAACTCCGGTACCTCCTGAATTGACATTTAGCGACGACCCTTTGCGGATGATGCGCGCGATAAGATTTGCAACACAGCTGGACTACAAACTGGATGAAAGCTGTCTGGAAGGGATCAAACAATGCAAGAACAGATTAAAAATTATTTCAAAAGAGAGAATTTCCACTGAACTCGAAAAAATCATCCTTTCCAGGAAGCCTTCACAAGGATTTATTCTCTTGAATGAAACAGGATTGTTGGAACAATTTTTTCCGGAATTGGTACAACTTATCGGTGTAGATTACCACGAATCGAAAGGACACAAGGATAATTTTTATCATACACTCCAGGTACTGGATCAATTGTCACTAAAATCAAACAATCTTTGGTTGCGCTGGGCAGCTATTCTACATGATATTGCAAAACCGCAAACAAAAAAATTTGAACCCGGAATCGGTTGGACCTTTCACGGCCATGAAGTACTGGGCTCAGCTATGGTGCTGCGCATCTTTAAGAATCTGAGATTGCCACTGGACAGCAAGCTCAAATATGTGCAGAAATTGGTGCGTCTGCACCTTCGTCCGATAGCCTTGATTCAGGAAGAAATCTCCGATTCCGCAGTGCGCAGATTATTGTTTGATGCAGGTGAAGATTTGGACGATCTCATGACGCTTTGCGAAGCGGATATCACGAGCAAAAACGAATCTAAGGTCAAGCGGATTCTGACTAATTATCAGCTGGTCAGACAAAAATTACACGAAGTCGAAGAAAAGGATCGCATCCGAAATTGGCAGCCTCCGATTACCGGAGAAATGATTATGAGCACTTTCGATATCAAACCCGGCAAAGAAGTTGGTCTGATCAAAACTGCCATCAGGGAAGCTATTCTCGATGGTCATATTCCCAATGATTATGAAGCTGCGCATGCGCTTATGCTTCAGCGAGCTGATGAACTGGGCTTGGAATTGAAAAAATAA